The stretch of DNA TATGAACACGAATTTGATGAGTTCTACCTGTTTCTAATTGACATTCCACAAAGGTAAAGTCCTTAAACCGTTCAATTACATGAAAATGTGTAACTGCATGCTTTCCTTTATCAACAACCGTCATACTTTGGCGCTCTTTAGGATCTCTGCCTAGCGGGGCATCAATGGTACCAAAGTCGTGCGGAATCACACCATGTACAATCGCTTTATATTTACGAGTAACCGTCTTTTCAACCAGCTGATTGACAAGACTTTCATGAGCCATATCATTTTTAGCAACCATTAAAAGACCTGAGGTATCTTTATCAATTCGATGAACAATTCCAGGTCTTAGAACACCGTTAATTCCTGACAAATCCTTACAGTGAAACATTAAACCATTTACTAATGTTCCTGTCAAATGTCCAGGTGCAGGGTGAACCACCATGCCTCTTGGCTTATTAACAACTAATACATCACTATCTTCGTAAAAAATATCTAACCCTAGATCCTCTGGCAGGACATCCAACTCTTCTGGGTCAGGAATAGAAATTTCAATCCGATCGTTAAGACTGCATTTATAATTAGTTTTAATGGTTTGCCCATTGACGAGGACATTCCCATCTTTAATCCATATCTGAACTTGCGATCTTGACCATTCATCATTGAGGCTTGAAATAACCTTATCTATACGGTCACCTTTTTGCTCATCAAGAATGGTGTGTTCCATTTTCTCCATGTAATTTCTCCTTTGATTCTCTCTCTTCACGCAGCATCTGAATCATTAATACAACGACACCAATGACTAAAGCCGAGTCAGCAATATTAAACACTGGAAAATTGTAGGTAAAGATGTAGGTGTGAATAAAGTCCACCACTTCTTTGCGAACAACCCGGTCAATGAAATTTCCGATTGCTCCGCCTAACATTAAGGCTAAGGATACACCCAATAACCATTTTCCTTTTGCTGCTTTCTGCATGTAATACATGATCGCGACAATGACAATAATTGTAATAACATAAAATAACCACATTTGCCCCTGTAAAATTCCCCAGGCAGCACCACGATTACGGTGTGACGTAATATACAAAATATTATCAATGATAGGAATACTGTCACCTAAGTTCATTTTGCTTACTATTAACCATTTTGTAATTTGATCTAATAAAATAACAAAAAGTGCGATTAAGTAATAAAACACTAAGAAATACCCCCAAGCCTAAACTGACTTACTTCTTAAGCATTTTAGCATACTTTTTCGCGAAACGACAATGTAACCTCATAAAAAAGAGGTTGAAATTGATTTTTTATAATACGTTTGCAAATAGTGTGAATCCTC from Bacillus sp. SLBN-46 encodes:
- a CDS encoding RluA family pseudouridine synthase — its product is MEKMEHTILDEQKGDRIDKVISSLNDEWSRSQVQIWIKDGNVLVNGQTIKTNYKCSLNDRIEISIPDPEELDVLPEDLGLDIFYEDSDVLVVNKPRGMVVHPAPGHLTGTLVNGLMFHCKDLSGINGVLRPGIVHRIDKDTSGLLMVAKNDMAHESLVNQLVEKTVTRKYKAIVHGVIPHDFGTIDAPLGRDPKERQSMTVVDKGKHAVTHFHVIERFKDFTFVECQLETGRTHQIRVHMKYIGYPLAGDPKYGPKRTLDIDGQALHAGILGFTHPRTNEYLEFEAPLPEDFEQLLVNLRNKH
- the lspA gene encoding signal peptidase II, whose protein sequence is MFYYLIALFVILLDQITKWLIVSKMNLGDSIPIIDNILYITSHRNRGAAWGILQGQMWLFYVITIIVIVAIMYYMQKAAKGKWLLGVSLALMLGGAIGNFIDRVVRKEVVDFIHTYIFTYNFPVFNIADSALVIGVVVLMIQMLREERESKEKLHGENGTHHS